In a single window of the Streptomyces sp. NBC_00094 genome:
- a CDS encoding TIM-barrel domain-containing protein: MRSPLISATSRPGGPGVRRIALAATLLLIAAFLTVVLPAPHAHAASAGNVTGATKSGDTVTVTTSSGAAARVVLARADIFRIWLSPNGSFTDDPAGSDLAVKTGFGSVGATLTDAGSYYRISTPSISLRINKAPLTFALYRADDTTLVWAESQPTNWTGSQTTQYLTRGADEQFYGTGLRLGEWALRDKTVPVAVSNQWTENTNASPAPFYMSTKGYGVMRNTWAPGSYAFGSPTSLRHNENRFDAWYFAGNSLKDVLNGYTDVTGKPFLAPIWGLELGNADCFNASNPDYQGDPNRARHQTTPDVVGYATDARNADMPSGWFLPNDGYGCGYTSLPTTVTQLKAKGFQTGLWTSTGLGNIGWEVGTAGSRAVKTDVAWIGGGYKSAFAGVQQAVDGIENNSDARRFVWTVDGWAGTQRNAVVWTGDTSGTWDAMRWHVPAIAGAGLSGLNYASGDVDGIFGGSPKTYVRDLQWKAFTPAFMTMSGWGATNPSTGYHDKQPWRFSEPYLSINRRYLQLKMRLMPYLYTMSRHASETGVPSTRAMVLEYPDDPVARGNETSGQFMAGDSFLVAPVVSDTTTRDGIYLPAGSWTDYWTGKVHNGPGWLNGYSAPLDTLPLFVKAGAVVPMWPQMNHSGEKPVSTLTYDIYPRGSSSFSLYEDDGLTRAHQTGSYARQRVDVTAPASGTGDVTLAVGASTGSYTGKPATRGYEFTVHSASAPGTVKVGTTTLAALTTKAAYDAATTGWYYDAADRSGTLWIKTGSTGSAFTVTATGLTVPAGTPVGGTSPSSPISKTNWKLAYADSQETAAENGAATNAFDGNAGTIWHSRWSTGTSALPHEIQIDLGARYDVDSVTYLPRQDGGVNGRVGSYELYVADSTGSWGSPVATGSFSDIATATKVSFTAKPGRYLRLRALTEAGNRGPWTSVAELTATGRPSA, from the coding sequence GTGCGATCTCCCCTCATCTCCGCGACATCGAGACCCGGTGGTCCCGGTGTCCGGCGCATCGCCCTCGCCGCGACCCTTCTGCTGATCGCCGCATTTCTGACGGTGGTCCTCCCCGCACCGCACGCTCACGCCGCGTCGGCCGGCAACGTCACCGGCGCGACGAAGTCCGGCGACACCGTCACGGTCACCACGTCGAGCGGGGCCGCCGCACGCGTGGTGCTCGCACGAGCGGACATCTTCCGGATCTGGCTCTCGCCGAACGGTTCCTTCACCGACGATCCGGCGGGCTCCGATCTCGCCGTCAAGACCGGGTTCGGCAGCGTCGGCGCCACCCTGACCGACGCCGGCTCGTACTACCGGATCAGTACGCCGTCGATCAGCCTGCGCATCAACAAGGCCCCGCTCACCTTCGCGCTGTACCGGGCGGACGACACCACTCTCGTATGGGCGGAGTCCCAGCCCACGAACTGGACGGGTTCCCAGACCACCCAGTACCTGACCCGAGGCGCCGACGAGCAGTTCTACGGAACCGGCCTGCGCCTCGGCGAATGGGCACTGCGCGACAAGACGGTGCCGGTCGCCGTCAGCAACCAGTGGACCGAGAACACCAACGCCAGCCCCGCGCCGTTCTACATGTCCACCAAGGGTTACGGGGTCATGCGCAACACCTGGGCCCCGGGTTCGTACGCCTTCGGCTCGCCGACCTCCCTGCGTCACAACGAGAACCGTTTCGACGCCTGGTACTTCGCGGGGAACTCCCTCAAGGACGTCCTGAACGGCTACACCGACGTCACGGGCAAGCCCTTCCTCGCTCCGATCTGGGGTCTGGAGCTCGGCAACGCGGACTGCTTCAACGCCTCCAACCCCGACTACCAGGGCGACCCGAACCGGGCACGCCACCAGACGACCCCCGACGTCGTCGGCTACGCCACGGACGCCCGGAACGCCGACATGCCGTCCGGCTGGTTCCTGCCGAACGACGGTTACGGCTGCGGCTACACCAGCCTGCCCACGACCGTCACCCAACTGAAGGCCAAGGGCTTCCAGACCGGCCTGTGGACCTCGACGGGCCTCGGCAACATCGGCTGGGAGGTGGGAACCGCCGGTTCCCGTGCGGTGAAGACCGACGTCGCCTGGATCGGAGGCGGCTACAAGAGCGCCTTCGCCGGGGTCCAGCAGGCCGTGGACGGCATCGAGAACAACTCCGACGCACGGCGCTTCGTGTGGACCGTCGACGGCTGGGCCGGCACCCAGCGCAACGCCGTGGTGTGGACCGGCGACACGAGCGGGACCTGGGACGCCATGCGTTGGCATGTTCCTGCCATTGCCGGGGCGGGGCTGTCCGGTCTCAACTACGCCAGCGGTGACGTGGACGGGATCTTCGGAGGCAGCCCGAAGACCTACGTCCGCGACCTTCAGTGGAAGGCGTTCACCCCGGCGTTCATGACCATGTCCGGATGGGGCGCCACCAATCCGTCGACCGGCTACCACGACAAGCAGCCCTGGCGGTTCTCCGAGCCGTACCTGTCGATCAACCGCAGGTACCTCCAGCTGAAGATGCGGCTGATGCCGTACCTGTACACCATGAGCCGCCACGCCAGCGAGACCGGCGTGCCCTCCACCCGCGCGATGGTGCTGGAGTACCCCGACGACCCCGTCGCCCGGGGCAACGAGACCAGCGGCCAGTTCATGGCCGGCGACTCCTTCCTCGTCGCCCCCGTGGTCAGCGACACCACGACCCGCGACGGCATCTACCTGCCCGCCGGCAGCTGGACCGACTACTGGACCGGAAAGGTCCACAACGGCCCGGGCTGGCTCAACGGCTACTCCGCGCCCCTCGACACCCTGCCGCTCTTCGTCAAGGCCGGCGCCGTCGTGCCCATGTGGCCGCAGATGAACCACAGCGGCGAGAAGCCGGTCTCCACGCTCACGTACGACATCTACCCGCGCGGCTCCTCGTCCTTCAGTCTCTACGAGGACGACGGCCTCACCCGCGCCCACCAGACCGGCTCGTACGCACGACAGCGGGTCGACGTCACCGCCCCCGCCTCCGGGACGGGCGACGTGACGCTCGCGGTGGGCGCGAGCACCGGCAGCTACACCGGCAAGCCCGCCACGCGCGGCTACGAGTTCACCGTGCACAGCGCGAGCGCACCGGGCACGGTCAAGGTCGGTACGACCACCCTCGCGGCGCTCACCACCAAGGCGGCCTACGACGCCGCGACCACCGGCTGGTACTACGACGCCGCCGACCGCTCGGGCACGCTGTGGATCAAGACCGGCAGCACCGGCTCCGCCTTCACGGTCACCGCGACCGGCCTCACCGTACCGGCCGGCACTCCCGTCGGGGGCACGTCACCGAGCAGCCCCATCAGCAAGACGAACTGGAAGCTCGCCTACGCCGACAGCCAGGAGACGGCCGCGGAGAACGGCGCGGCGACCAACGCCTTCGACGGCAACGCCGGCACCATCTGGCACAGCCGGTGGTCCACCGGCACCTCCGCACTGCCCCACGAGATCCAGATCGACCTCGGCGCCCGGTACGACGTCGACTCGGTCACCTACCTGCCGCGGCAGGACGGCGGGGTCAACGGACGCGTCGGTTCGTACGAGTTGTACGTCGCGGACAGCACCGGATCCTGGGGCAGTCCGGTCGCGACCGGCAGCTTCTCCGACATCGCCACGGCCACGAAGGTGTCGTTCACCGCGAAACCCGGCCGGTACCTCCGGCTACGGGCGTTGACCGAGGCCGGCAACCGAGGCCCATGGACCTCCGTCGCCGAACTGACCGCCACCGGCCGCCCCTCCGCGTGA
- a CDS encoding alpha-N-acetylglucosaminidase — protein sequence MRSLRSWTYVSAAALALVAALLGAPFTAPAAATAARPAFPHDPARSALERLLPDHASQFTLVPVSRPPTGDYFTVSGITGRVRVEGTSPAVILSGVNWYLKHTAKVDIGWPGDSVTMLPDILPAPEPVRKDASVPHRFALNDTDDGYSGAYRTWAAYERQIDLLALSGVNEVFVQMGADAVSYETFQEYGYSPEELRAWIPGPAHQPWWLMQNLSGFADPVSRQLLDQRAALGRRIADRLRNLGMTPVLPGYFGTVPPGFTARNPGGPVIPQGRWVGFDRPDWLDPRSAVFPEVAAAFYRHQRRMFGASTMYKMDLLHEGGRAGDVPLEEAGKAVMHALQTAHPDATWVLLGWQDNPSTRIIDAVDKSRLLIVDGLSDRYDELDREAAWHGAPYAFGTIPNFGGHTSIGANTAVWATRFEQWRSKPNSALKGIAYLPEGTGGNPVAFELFTELAWRTGPLDHRAWFAEYAGRRYGEADPHASTAWELLRTGPYSTPSGTWSESQDSLFTARPALTAVASARWSPRSMRYDAATVQKALTELLRVAPGPRSTDAYRFDLVDVARQALANRSRTLLPRIKAAYDAKDVPLFRARAAEWKNDLALLDRLLATDTRFLLGPWLAEARSWGATEAERTTAEFDARSILTTWGPRHGSDTGGLHDYANREWSGLVADFYAVRWTRYLDSLDTALVTGQAPVPIDWYAMENAWNEQRTTYPVTRAGDPVALATEVRDALSPTRSLPAR from the coding sequence GTGAGAAGCCTCAGGTCCTGGACCTACGTCTCCGCGGCGGCCCTGGCGCTCGTCGCAGCCCTTCTGGGAGCTCCCTTCACCGCCCCGGCCGCCGCAACGGCGGCTCGGCCGGCGTTCCCTCACGACCCGGCGAGATCAGCCCTCGAACGGCTTCTGCCGGACCATGCCTCCCAGTTCACCCTCGTACCGGTGAGCCGCCCTCCAACCGGCGACTACTTCACCGTCTCCGGTATCACGGGCCGTGTACGTGTCGAGGGCACCAGCCCGGCCGTGATCCTCAGCGGGGTGAACTGGTACCTCAAGCACACGGCCAAGGTCGACATCGGTTGGCCCGGCGACAGCGTCACGATGCTGCCGGACATCCTTCCCGCCCCCGAACCGGTCCGTAAGGACGCCTCCGTCCCGCACCGGTTCGCGCTCAACGACACCGACGACGGCTACTCCGGTGCCTACCGCACCTGGGCCGCCTACGAAAGGCAGATCGACCTGCTCGCCCTCAGCGGTGTCAACGAGGTGTTCGTGCAGATGGGGGCAGACGCCGTCTCCTACGAGACGTTCCAGGAGTACGGCTACTCGCCGGAGGAACTGCGCGCCTGGATCCCCGGGCCGGCTCACCAGCCGTGGTGGCTGATGCAGAACCTGTCGGGCTTCGCCGACCCGGTATCCCGGCAGCTGCTCGACCAGCGCGCCGCTCTGGGCCGCAGGATCGCGGACCGGCTGCGGAACCTCGGCATGACCCCGGTGCTGCCCGGCTACTTCGGCACGGTGCCCCCGGGCTTCACCGCCAGGAACCCCGGAGGACCGGTGATTCCTCAGGGCCGATGGGTCGGCTTCGACCGGCCCGACTGGCTCGACCCGCGCAGCGCGGTGTTCCCCGAGGTCGCGGCGGCGTTCTACCGCCACCAGCGTCGGATGTTCGGCGCATCGACCATGTACAAGATGGATCTGCTCCACGAGGGCGGCCGAGCGGGCGACGTACCCCTGGAGGAGGCCGGGAAGGCCGTCATGCACGCTCTGCAGACGGCCCACCCCGATGCCACCTGGGTCCTCCTCGGCTGGCAGGACAACCCGTCGACACGGATCATCGACGCGGTCGACAAGTCCAGGCTCCTCATCGTCGACGGACTCTCCGACCGGTACGACGAACTCGACCGGGAGGCCGCCTGGCACGGCGCGCCCTACGCGTTCGGCACCATTCCCAACTTCGGCGGACACACCTCCATCGGCGCCAACACGGCTGTCTGGGCCACCCGCTTCGAGCAGTGGCGCAGCAAGCCGAACAGCGCCCTCAAGGGCATCGCCTACCTCCCGGAAGGCACCGGCGGAAACCCCGTAGCCTTCGAACTCTTCACCGAGCTGGCCTGGCGCACCGGCCCGCTGGATCACCGGGCGTGGTTCGCCGAGTACGCCGGACGACGGTACGGCGAAGCCGACCCGCACGCCTCCACGGCGTGGGAGCTGCTGCGTACCGGCCCGTACAGCACGCCCTCGGGAACCTGGAGCGAATCCCAGGACAGCCTCTTCACCGCGCGTCCGGCGCTGACGGCCGTCGCCTCGGCGCGGTGGAGTCCCCGATCGATGCGCTACGACGCCGCCACCGTACAGAAGGCACTGACCGAACTGCTCCGGGTCGCACCGGGACCGAGAAGCACCGACGCCTACCGGTTCGACCTCGTCGACGTCGCCCGCCAGGCCCTCGCCAACCGCAGCCGCACCCTGCTTCCCCGGATCAAGGCCGCCTACGACGCCAAGGACGTCCCGCTGTTCCGCGCACGGGCGGCCGAATGGAAGAACGACCTGGCCCTCCTGGACCGGCTTCTCGCCACCGACACACGGTTCCTCCTCGGACCCTGGCTGGCGGAGGCGAGGTCCTGGGGCGCGACGGAGGCGGAGAGGACCACGGCCGAGTTCGACGCCCGCTCGATCCTGACCACCTGGGGACCCCGCCACGGCAGTGACACGGGTGGACTCCACGACTACGCCAACCGCGAATGGTCCGGCCTCGTGGCCGATTTCTACGCCGTCCGCTGGACGAGGTACCTCGACTCCCTCGACACGGCACTCGTCACCGGGCAGGCCCCCGTCCCGATCGACTGGTACGCCATGGAGAACGCCTGGAACGAGCAGCGCACCACCTACCCCGTCACACGAGCCGGTGATCCCGTGGCCCTGGCCACCGAGGTGCGCGACGCCCTTTCCCCGACCCGCTCCCTTCCGGCCCGCTAG
- the opcA gene encoding glucose-6-phosphate dehydrogenase assembly protein OpcA, with translation MKIDLTDTNSSKINKAILEGRRAVGTPAVGVVLTLLVVTDEENAYDAVRAANEASREHPSRILVVIKRHARSPRERHETRLDAEVRLGSDAGSGETVLLRLHGELGARADSVVLPLLLPDAPVVVWWPVDAPEVPSRDPLGVLAQRRITDMYAVEDPLAALEARAASYAPGDTDLAWTRLTPWRSMLAAALDQARASVTSAAVESEAENPSAELLARWFEVRLGVAVDRIVTDGPVVTAVRMGTPDGEIRIDRPEGPVARLAIPGQPSRVLALKVRTTAELIAEELRRLDPDEAYAAALRGGTG, from the coding sequence ATGAAGATCGATCTGACGGACACCAATTCCAGCAAGATCAACAAAGCGATCCTGGAGGGCCGCCGGGCCGTCGGCACCCCAGCCGTCGGAGTCGTGCTCACCCTCCTCGTCGTGACGGACGAGGAGAACGCCTACGACGCGGTCAGGGCCGCCAACGAGGCCTCCCGGGAGCACCCCTCCCGCATCCTCGTCGTCATCAAGCGCCACGCCCGCTCACCGCGCGAGCGGCACGAGACCCGGCTCGACGCCGAGGTCCGGCTCGGCAGTGACGCCGGTTCGGGCGAGACGGTCCTCCTCCGCCTCCACGGCGAACTCGGCGCGCGCGCCGACTCGGTGGTCCTGCCGCTGCTCCTGCCGGACGCGCCGGTCGTCGTCTGGTGGCCCGTCGACGCCCCGGAGGTCCCCTCCCGGGACCCGCTGGGTGTCCTCGCGCAGCGCCGCATCACCGACATGTACGCGGTCGAGGACCCGCTCGCCGCCCTGGAGGCCCGGGCCGCCTCGTACGCCCCCGGCGACACGGACCTCGCCTGGACCAGGCTCACCCCGTGGCGCTCGATGCTGGCCGCCGCGCTCGACCAGGCCCGGGCGTCCGTGACCTCGGCGGCCGTCGAGAGCGAGGCGGAGAACCCCAGCGCCGAACTCCTCGCCCGCTGGTTCGAGGTCCGGCTCGGCGTCGCCGTCGACCGGATCGTCACCGACGGCCCGGTCGTCACGGCGGTCCGCATGGGCACCCCCGACGGTGAGATCCGCATCGACCGGCCGGAGGGCCCGGTGGCCCGCCTCGCCATCCCCGGTCAGCCCAGCAGGGTCCTCGCCCTCAAGGTCCGGACCACCGCCGAGCTGATCGCCGAGGAACTGCGCCGCCTCGACCCCGACGAGGCCTACGCGGCCGCCCTGCGCGGCGGCACCGGCTGA
- a CDS encoding sigma-70 family RNA polymerase sigma factor — translation MGTQHGTELVKAAQRGEQPALDRLIAVHLPLVYNIVGRAMNGHHDVDDVVRETMLRTLGGLGGLRSPDSFRSWLVALTMNSVRSHGNRRRAASPTGSLDDSRDLAQPGTDFVDLTVVRLNLSGQCRETAEATRWMEPDDRDLLSLWWLECAGELTRHEVAAALQLSAEHTAARVERMKARLDAARVTVRALSENPLCPALRYEIGTWDGRPSALWCERIAWHARICPHCAALSSGLVPAERLLAGLLLVPPAGLLLASVRERAGVELAAAPLTSPRHGPRSASQPGGRSAGPGATRGDRRRQRRQQRGRRRAVVAAGIAVVAVAGGAFSLIPGAQENNEALETSHTAALGGAVPPSPEPTTAPASAPASTPVPAGSAPSASQSPRKTASPAPSRTTPSAPRTRSLAPSRPTPTPTPVGTRTPTRPSPSTSTGNASGSDSTAQQVIDLVNSARAEEGCGPLTGNAQLHQAAQGHSEDMAARDFFDHTDPDGDGPGERITAAGYAWSTYGENIAMGQQTPEQVMDSWINSPGHRANILNCSFKEIGIGLHTSGGPYWTQAFGAR, via the coding sequence ATGGGCACACAGCACGGCACGGAACTGGTGAAGGCCGCGCAGCGCGGAGAACAGCCGGCGCTGGACCGGCTCATCGCCGTCCATCTGCCCTTGGTCTACAACATCGTCGGCAGGGCGATGAACGGCCACCACGACGTCGACGACGTCGTGCGGGAGACGATGCTCCGGACGCTCGGCGGACTCGGCGGCCTGCGCTCTCCGGACAGCTTCAGGTCCTGGCTGGTGGCCCTCACCATGAACAGCGTCCGCAGCCACGGGAACCGGCGGAGGGCCGCCTCCCCCACGGGCAGCCTCGACGACTCCCGTGACCTCGCCCAGCCGGGAACCGACTTCGTGGACCTGACGGTGGTCCGACTGAACCTGTCCGGCCAGTGTCGCGAGACCGCCGAGGCCACCCGCTGGATGGAACCGGACGACAGGGACCTGCTGTCCCTGTGGTGGCTGGAATGCGCGGGCGAGCTGACCCGCCACGAGGTGGCGGCCGCCCTCCAGCTGTCCGCGGAGCACACGGCAGCGCGCGTGGAACGAATGAAGGCCCGGCTGGATGCCGCCCGCGTCACCGTCCGGGCGTTGTCGGAGAACCCCCTGTGCCCCGCCCTGCGGTACGAGATCGGCACCTGGGACGGCCGGCCTTCCGCCCTCTGGTGCGAGCGGATCGCCTGGCACGCCCGTATCTGCCCGCACTGCGCCGCCCTGTCGAGCGGCCTCGTTCCGGCCGAGCGGCTGCTCGCCGGACTGCTTCTGGTACCACCGGCCGGACTCCTGCTCGCAAGCGTCCGCGAGAGGGCCGGCGTCGAGCTCGCGGCCGCCCCGCTCACGTCGCCGCGGCACGGGCCGAGAAGCGCGTCCCAGCCGGGTGGACGGTCCGCCGGTCCGGGCGCCACCCGCGGCGACCGCCGTCGGCAGCGGCGACAGCAGCGCGGTCGCCGCAGGGCGGTCGTCGCCGCGGGCATAGCGGTCGTGGCGGTCGCCGGAGGAGCCTTCTCCCTGATCCCCGGAGCGCAGGAGAACAACGAGGCCCTGGAGACGTCGCACACCGCGGCGCTCGGGGGCGCCGTACCCCCCTCGCCGGAGCCGACCACGGCACCGGCATCGGCTCCCGCGTCGACCCCCGTGCCGGCCGGCTCCGCCCCCTCGGCATCGCAGAGCCCCCGGAAGACCGCCTCCCCCGCACCCTCGCGTACGACGCCGTCCGCCCCCCGCACCCGGTCACTCGCGCCGTCCCGGCCCACCCCCACCCCCACGCCCGTCGGCACACGCACCCCCACACGTCCAAGCCCGAGCACGAGCACAGGCAACGCATCCGGTTCCGATTCCACCGCGCAGCAGGTGATCGACCTGGTCAACTCCGCGCGGGCCGAGGAAGGATGCGGCCCCCTGACCGGCAACGCTCAGCTCCACCAGGCCGCCCAGGGTCACTCCGAGGACATGGCCGCACGGGACTTCTTCGACCACACCGATCCCGACGGCGACGGCCCGGGCGAACGCATCACGGCCGCCGGCTACGCCTGGTCGACCTACGGCGAGAACATCGCGATGGGCCAGCAGACCCCGGAGCAGGTGATGGACTCCTGGATCAACAGCCCCGGCCACCGCGCGAACATCCTGAACTGCTCCTTCAAGGAGATCGGGATCGGCCTGCACACCAGCGGCGGCCCCTACTGGACGCAGGCCTTCGGCGCACGCTGA
- a CDS encoding DoxX family membrane protein, with protein sequence MTELNRRDLGLLVLRVGTGAVLAAHGTQKLFGWFGGGGIEGTTKAMEAMGFSPGRESAIAAGLGEAGGGALLALGLATPAAGAAAAGAMAGAVAVHAPAGFFAQGGGYEYPAFLGFTAAAIGVAGAGRYSLDHATGHVLDRPWVVATAFLGAALAAAAVVGRRAQDQASPADTGPGEDE encoded by the coding sequence ATGACCGAGCTCAACCGACGCGACCTCGGGTTGCTCGTGCTGCGGGTCGGCACCGGCGCCGTACTCGCCGCGCACGGCACGCAGAAGCTCTTCGGCTGGTTCGGGGGCGGCGGCATCGAGGGCACCACCAAGGCCATGGAGGCGATGGGCTTCTCGCCCGGCCGGGAGAGCGCGATCGCCGCCGGTCTCGGCGAGGCGGGCGGCGGTGCGCTCCTCGCCCTCGGCCTCGCCACCCCGGCGGCCGGCGCCGCGGCCGCCGGTGCCATGGCCGGAGCCGTCGCCGTCCACGCCCCGGCCGGCTTCTTCGCCCAGGGCGGTGGGTACGAGTACCCGGCCTTCCTCGGCTTCACCGCCGCCGCGATCGGTGTCGCGGGCGCCGGGCGGTACTCCCTCGACCATGCCACCGGTCACGTCCTCGACCGGCCCTGGGTGGTGGCGACCGCCTTCCTCGGCGCCGCGCTCGCGGCGGCGGCCGTCGTCGGCCGCCGGGCGCAGGACCAGGCCTCCCCGGCGGACACCGGACCCGGCGAGGACGAGTAG